One Edaphobacter lichenicola DNA window includes the following coding sequences:
- a CDS encoding cupin domain-containing protein, whose translation MSTATLHRWNEIEPEQLNPLLTRQFVTGALAMFARVVLAKGCIVPRHSHPNEQITFITEGSLRFDYDDGTSHTVKAGEILVIPGNLPHSATALEDTIDFDIFAPPRQDWIDKDDSYLR comes from the coding sequence ATGTCGACCGCAACTCTCCATCGCTGGAACGAAATCGAACCCGAGCAGCTCAACCCCCTCCTCACCCGCCAGTTCGTCACCGGCGCGCTGGCCATGTTCGCCCGCGTCGTACTCGCCAAAGGCTGCATCGTCCCGCGCCACTCCCATCCCAATGAGCAGATCACCTTCATCACCGAGGGCTCACTCCGCTTCGACTACGACGACGGGACCTCTCACACTGTCAAGGCAGGCGAGATCCTCGTCATCCCCGGCAATCTTCCCCACTCCGCCACCGCCCTCGAAGACACCATCGACTTCGACATCTTCGCCCCACCGCGCCAGGACTGGATCGACAAAGACGACAGCTACCTCCGCTGA
- a CDS encoding ammonium transporter translates to MRLPVAKVFLAFLFALIVGGSVVGGSRVMAQTAAPAASTAAPAASSLSLSEADRIAALEKQNADNAALIAAAQTSGDNGWMLVSAALVLMMSGPGLALFYGGLVRKKNILGTMMQTFAMMAVITVLWALVTYSLAFGEGNAFIGGLHNVFLHGVGLAPDVKYAATIPLQTFMVYQLMFAIITPALITGAFAERMKFSAMLVFMVLWAVVVYSPMAHMVWGKGGLLNASLGGRFPCLDFAGGTVVHVTSGVSALVTALYLGKRLGYPKVPMPPHSVVLSFIGACLLWVGWFGFNAGSALSSGTLATSAFVATHFGAAAAAIGWSVAEWIRQGKPSALGAISGAVAGLVAITPASGFVTPMSALWIGLIAGVGCYLMVVKVKAWFGYDDSLDAFGVHGAGGTMGAILTGVFANSVINPIFGAGKATGLLEGNAHQLLNQLVGVVIAWSLSIVGTLVILFIVDKLIGLRVSEDEEREGLDLSQHGEEGYDWAH, encoded by the coding sequence ATGCGTCTTCCAGTGGCGAAGGTGTTTCTAGCTTTTCTGTTTGCGCTGATAGTGGGCGGATCGGTGGTGGGGGGATCGCGGGTGATGGCGCAGACGGCGGCTCCTGCGGCGTCAACGGCGGCGCCTGCGGCTTCTTCCTTATCGCTGAGTGAGGCGGACCGGATCGCGGCGCTGGAGAAGCAGAACGCCGATAACGCTGCGCTGATCGCGGCGGCACAGACCTCGGGAGATAACGGCTGGATGTTGGTTTCGGCGGCGCTGGTGTTGATGATGAGCGGGCCGGGGCTGGCGCTGTTCTATGGCGGGTTGGTGCGGAAGAAGAATATTCTCGGCACGATGATGCAGACCTTCGCGATGATGGCGGTGATTACGGTGCTGTGGGCGCTGGTGACGTATTCGCTGGCGTTTGGCGAAGGGAATGCGTTTATCGGAGGGCTGCACAATGTGTTTCTGCATGGCGTTGGGCTGGCTCCGGATGTGAAGTATGCAGCGACGATTCCACTGCAGACGTTCATGGTGTATCAGCTGATGTTTGCGATTATTACGCCGGCACTGATTACTGGAGCCTTTGCGGAGCGGATGAAGTTTTCGGCGATGCTGGTGTTCATGGTGCTGTGGGCGGTGGTTGTTTATAGCCCGATGGCGCATATGGTCTGGGGCAAGGGCGGGTTGCTGAATGCTTCGCTGGGCGGACGGTTTCCTTGTCTCGACTTTGCGGGGGGGACCGTGGTGCATGTGACTTCCGGGGTTTCCGCGCTGGTGACGGCGCTTTATCTGGGCAAGAGGCTCGGGTATCCGAAGGTTCCGATGCCGCCGCACTCGGTAGTGCTGAGTTTCATTGGGGCTTGTTTGCTTTGGGTGGGTTGGTTCGGGTTCAATGCGGGTTCGGCGCTGAGCTCGGGGACGTTGGCTACCTCGGCGTTTGTGGCGACGCACTTTGGCGCGGCGGCTGCGGCGATCGGCTGGAGCGTGGCGGAGTGGATTCGGCAGGGGAAGCCTTCGGCGCTGGGAGCGATCTCGGGGGCGGTCGCTGGGCTGGTGGCGATTACACCCGCTTCGGGCTTTGTCACGCCGATGTCCGCGCTTTGGATCGGGCTTATCGCCGGGGTGGGTTGCTATCTGATGGTGGTGAAGGTGAAGGCGTGGTTTGGTTACGACGATTCGCTGGATGCGTTCGGCGTGCATGGCGCGGGCGGGACAATGGGGGCGATTCTGACTGGCGTGTTTGCCAACAGCGTGATCAATCCGATCTTCGGCGCGGGGAAGGCTACGGGACTGCTTGAGGGGAACGCTCACCAGTTGCTGAACCAGTTGGTTGGCGTGGTGATTGCCTGGAGTCTTTCGATTGTGGGAACGCTGGTGATTCTGTTTATCGTGGATAAACTGATCGGGCTTAGAGTGAGCGAGGATGAGGAGCGCGAGGGACTGGATCTTTCGCAGCACGGCGAAGAAGGATACGATTGGGCGCACTAA
- a CDS encoding P-II family nitrogen regulator — protein sequence MQKIEAVIQPSKLDAVKDALVEIGVEGMTITEARGHGRQKGHTEFYRGREYSVDLLPKVKLEIVVADEMLDKAILAITGAARTGTIGDGKIFISKIDEAIRIRNDERGEIAL from the coding sequence ATGCAGAAGATTGAAGCGGTGATTCAGCCGTCGAAGCTGGACGCGGTGAAGGATGCGCTGGTGGAGATTGGCGTTGAGGGGATGACGATCACCGAGGCTCGGGGGCATGGGCGGCAGAAGGGGCATACGGAGTTCTACCGCGGGCGCGAGTACTCGGTGGATCTGCTGCCGAAGGTGAAGCTCGAGATTGTGGTGGCGGACGAGATGCTGGATAAGGCGATTCTTGCGATTACGGGCGCGGCTCGGACCGGGACGATCGGGGATGGGAAGATCTTCATCTCGAAGATCGATGAGGCGATTCGAATTCGTAACGATGAGCGTGGAGAGATTGCGCTCTAG